A portion of the Podospora pseudoanserina strain CBS 124.78 chromosome 2, whole genome shotgun sequence genome contains these proteins:
- the OSH3 gene encoding Oxysterol-binding protein 3 (BUSCO:EOG09261QYO; EggNog:ENOG503NVUP; COG:I), with protein sequence MAGIEQLEIHSKAYIVRWVKVDVGHTISWSVQPHKKSINFGIVKHPGTGETNLTSLADDAGLADQHTEGVAESKPGLFAKRDASTAQDQLAKKGFIPIHWHGKCEADKVSVGTYDVTQAGMFGLVFDNTFSKQTSKTATFVLLTYPTGAPPQTARNLPNLQAGPLASASRTSLGKHGSPRLGAAASESVDSLPSHTRGRALSTATAAGKSESGVSSSYHVGVLLKRRRKKGQGYAKRFFSLDYTTCTLSYYHNRNSSALRGAIPLSLAAVAADERRREITIDSGAEVWHLKASNAKEFSDWARALERASKIARGVELPATQPVSSESQGGVALVPHITIPNSAQDEEREWRQVESLVSRMVGTRDALRRLVKDMAAEKQPPSGHGYLSPSTPTLPEETEGYFGPPTTASAADKKSFWKRKASGAASPLTPQSFQTAASSSLTIPASGHSTPTQNGFKKQYGALQQEGPNTLENCTALLSDLDSVVMEFSTLLATSKRRRLPAQLSAQPRASIESSASTVDEFFDAEAGDADRSTNQLMIIEHHSEDDTQASDVEESIHESSSVSSIEDEDDYAQNAEGGANLFPPKPKSLIPLPITEPVTRRKTIPPAKVAPPSLIAFVRKNVGKDLSTISMPVSANEPTSLLHRVSEQLEYAQLLDAAAKHPDPKDRLLYMTAFAISGFSNTRAKERSIRKPFNPLLGETFELVRSEAEVPGGFRLLVEKVTHRPVRLAMQADSALWSFSQFPAPSQKFWGKSAEITTEGRIRVSLRLPDGTDEHYSWTIATVFLRNVVMGEKYVEPVGSMNVNNDTTGAKAVIEFVAKGVFGGRGEEVKVETYGPNGSKLGAGLAGTWTNGLKIVPGNKEIWKPGQLVENAVNTYGMTTFAASLNEITPIEKGKLPPTDTRLRPDQRFAEQGDLDQAEEWKVKLEEAQRVRRRVLEESGEEYKPKWFVKVAGGEGQGGEEVWKLKGGKDGYWEERARGKWEGVVDIFAG encoded by the exons ATGGCAGGCATTGAGCAATTGGAAATCCACAGCAAG GCCTACATTGTACGATGGGTCAAAGTAGATGTTGGCCACACCATCTCCTGGAGCGTGCAACCTCACAAGAAGTCCAT TAACTTTGGCATTGTTAAGCACCCCGGGACCGGCGAAACGAATCTGACCTCCTTGGCCGACGATGCAGGGCTTGCCGATCAACACACCGAAGGCGTCGCCGAGTCGAAACCCGGTCTCTTTGCGAAAAGGGACGCTAGTACCGCCCAAGATCAGCTCGCCAAAAAGGGCTTTATACCGATACACTGGCATGGAAAATGCGAAGCAGACAAAGTCTCGGTCGGCACCTACGATGTTACACAGGCTGGCATGTTTGGCCTAGTTTTTGACAATACCTTCTCGAAGCAAACATCCAAGACGGCGACATTCGTCCTTCTAACATATCCGACCGGCGCCCCTCCTCAGACTGCACGAAATCTACCCAATCTACAGGCGGGACCTCTTGCCAGTGCGAGTAGGACGAGCTTAGGCAAGCATGGCAGCCCCCGGCTCGGTGCTGCTGCCTCGGAATCCGTCGACAGTCTACCCAGCCACACCCGAGGACGCGCATTGTCCACAGCTACCGCTGCCGGTAAGAGTGAGAGCGGCGTGTCTAGCTCCTACCATGTTGGCGTCCTGCTCAAGAGGAGGCGCAAGAAGGGCCAGGGCTACGCCAAGCGTTTCTTCTCTCTGGACTATACGACTTGTACTCTGTCTTACTATCATAACCGCAACTCCTCGGCTCTTAGGGGGGCTATTCCGCTTAGCTTGGCTGCGGTCGCAGCGGACGAGAGGAGACGCGAGATTACCATTGACTCTGGAGCTGAGGTATGGCACTTGAAAGCATCGAATGCCAAGGAATTCAGCGATTGGGCACGGGCGCTGGAACGGGCAAGCAAGATTGCTCGGGGGGTGGAATTGCCTGCCACTCAACCAGTGTCCTCGGAAAGTCAGGGGGGAGTTGCACTGGTACCTCATATTACCATTCCGAACAGCGCGCAagacgaggagagggagtggaggcAAGTTGAATCTCTGGTCAGCAGGATGGTAGGCACCAGAGATGCTCTCCGGCGCCTGGTAAAGGATATGGCTGCCGAAAAGCAGCCACCTAGCGGCCATGGATACCTTTCTCCAAGCACTCCTACACTTCCAGAGGAGACAGAAGGTTATTTCGGCCCGCCGACAACCGCATCAGCAGCAGATAAAAAGTCTTTCTGGAAGCGCAAGGCTAGCGGCGCCGCGTCTCCTCTCACCCCCCAGTCTTTCCAGACAGCTGCCAGTTCCTCGTTGACAATACCAGCATCGGGCCATAGCACCCCAACACAAAATGGGTTCAAGAAACAATATGGTGCTCTCCAGCAGGAAGGGCCAAATACTCTGGAGAATTGCACCGCGCTGTTGAGCGATCTGGATTCAGTCGTGATGGAGTTCTCGACTCTTCTCGCCACCAGCAAACGGCGACGGTTGCCTGCACAATTATCTGCTCAGCCAAGAGCAAGCATTGAGTCGTCCGCTTCAACGGTCGACGAGTTCTTTGATGCTGAAGCCGGTGATGCGGATAGGTCGACAAACCAGCTGATGATCATCGAGCACCATAGTGAGGATGATACCCAGGCATCAGATGTTGAGGAATCGATCCACGAGTCCTCGTCTGTCTCTTCgattgaagatgaagacgactATGCTCAGAACGCAGAGGGTGGTGCCAACCTGTTCCCACCAAAGCCGAAATCATTGATCCCCCTTCCAATCACGGAACCAGTCACCAGACGCAAGACGATCCCGCCAGCCAAGGTAGCGCCCCCAAGTTTGATCGCGTTTGTCCGCAAGAACGTCGGCAAGGATCTTAGCACGATCAGCATGCCTGTTTCTGCCAACGAGCCGACGTCGTTGCTCCACCGCGTTTCTGAACAGCTCGAGTACGCTCAGCTTTTGGATGCGGCGGCTAAGCATCCTGACCCCAAGGACAGGTTGTTGTACATGACTGCATTTGCGATCTCTGGGTTCAGCAACACCAGGGCAAAGGAGAGGTCGATTCGCAAGCCCTTTAACCCACTCCTTGGTGAAACCTTTGAGCTTGTCCGTTCCGAGGCAGAAGTGCCTGGTGGTTTCAGGCTTCTTGTCGAGAAGGTCACTCATCGTCCTGTCCGGTTGGCTATGCAAGCTGATAGTGCGCTGTGGTCTTTCTCTCAGTTCCCGGCTCCGTCCCAGAAGTTTTGGGGTAAATCTGCCGAGATTACCACTGAAGGCCGGATAAGGGTTAGCTTGCGTTTGCCAGACGGCACAGACGAGCACTACAGCTGGACCATTGCCACTGTTTTCTTGCGCAACGTGGTCATGGGTGAGAAGTACGTCGAGCCGGTTGGGAGCATGAACGTGAACAATGATACGACCGGGGCCAAGGCTGTCATCGAGTTTGTAGCAAAGGGTGTTTTCGGCGGCAGGGGAGAAGAGGTCAAGGTGGAGACGTACGGCCCCAACGGCAGCAAATTGGGTGCTGGGTTGGCGGGCACTTGGACCAACGGGCTGAAAATCGTGCCGGGAAACAAGGAAATCTGGAAGCCGGGGCAGTTGGTCGAGAACGCGGTGAATACCTATGGTATGACTACCTTTGCCGCCAGTCTGAACGAGATCACGCCGATTGAAAAGGGGAAGCTGCCGCCTACGGATACGAGGTTGAGGCCTGATCAGAGGTTTGCGGAGCAAGGGGATTTGGACCAGGCGGAGGAGTGGAAggtgaagctggaggaggcgcagagggtgaggagacgggtgttggaggagagtgGGGAGGAGTATAAGCCCAAGTGGTTCGTCAAGGTtgccgggggggagggccaagggggggaggaggtgtggaagctgaagggagggaaggatgggtattgggaggagagggctagggggaagtgggagggggtggtggatattTTTGCTGGgtag
- a CDS encoding hypothetical protein (EggNog:ENOG503P1DT; COG:S) gives MSLVKLPYELVSFIIEYLDLLDVGNLSLTCKRMQYLTLEYCIAKRILETKAPYSLEASSARLTQRWPQQLRRLIKRQAATSSVSPYLVRVVAHAETWLYENGILCYIRKREIRILDLHGSATQETVINIRSLLHVALPESRMTRRYKVRVLHYAHDIVSCLYTHAKPNQEQVSWLLAFNVCTGQVVTVRQVASTTKIFVRNDNNFLYYGTNSEIGRDLYRYWVIWGFDLSARRWLSDKLEIQDVMGVDVGSTVCFEIFDGWFYGISNQAALEVEEVDWISHYTCFRFPVTREGLQKWESPNPPIFRRNQHEGVIDDRWYLLRMLKDESTGQLKVVESRKEWLAGRIWPRRTYYTTVVNFDEATSDVARATNGRASSFGSPSAASPETMNPKLQHTEYTAPPSRDPHFVHPGDDNASSLMFAISKSPIRCYYSACQTFLDVVDDPTSTDPNDQRIRFRGSSRRPRGTSSLGQRDERQISPVAQDYSAQDALDQEVNDLYRHKDVVSWPAEPDISNPDPVLLDLYAVLNPDGFTGNIRGAWDERSLVYSTGSDSPGGLNALVFVSWDPSIHLDGTLSYSDYRPSLSVPPVQHIMEGHSDVSDSGIIPCREKGKGKEFTWSYPSKSPSPFLRAGSTDSTSSSETNQDSRWKKVEPALYHQLGSGFHFAR, from the exons ATGTCGCTGGTCAAGCTTCCATACGAGCTGGTCTCATTTATTATTGAGTATCTGGATTTGCTCGACGTCGGCAATCTCAGTCTCACCTGCAAGCGGATGCAGTATTTGACCCTGGAATACTGCATTGCCAAGCGAATCCTTGAG ACAAAGGCCCCCTACAGCTTGGAGGCAAGCAGCGCGAGACTCACTCAGCGTTGGCCCCAACAGCTGCGGAGGCTGATCAAGCGCCAAGCTGCCACTTCGTCCGTGTCTCCCTATCTTGTGAGAGTCGTCGCCCACGCGGAAACATGGCTTTACGAGAATGGCATACTGTGCTATATTCGCAAGCGTGAGATTCGGATCCTGGATCTTCACGGTTCAGCAACACAGGAGACCGTCATCAATATCCGCTCCCTTCTCCACGTGGCCCTTCCCGAGTCTAGAATGACCCGCAGGTACAAGGTCCGGGTACTGCACTACGCCCACGATATTGTTTCTTGCTTGTACACACACGCCAAGCCAAACCAAGAGCAAGTCAGTTGGCTTCTGGCCTTCAACGTGTGTACTGGCCAGGTGGTTACCGTCCGCCAAGTCGCCTCAACTACCAAGATTTTTGTACgcaacgacaacaacttTCTTTACTATGGCACCAATTCCGAGATCGGCAGGGACCTGTACCGGTACTGGGTCATCTGGGGTTTCGACTTGAGTGCTCGCAGATGGCTGAGTGACAAACTCGAGATACAGGATGTCATGGGTGTGGATGTGGGCTCGACAGTTTGTTTTGAGATCTTTGATGGCTGGTTCTACGGCATCTCCAACCAAGCCGCtctggaggtggaagaggttgatTGGATCTCACATTATACCTGCTTCAGGTTCCCGGTCACAAGAGAGGGCCTTCAAAAATGGGAGTCACCGAACCCACCAATCTTTAGAAGGAATCAGCATGAGGGTGTGATCGATGACAGGTGGTACCTCCTTCGCATGTTAAAGGACGAGTCAACAGGCCAGCTCAAGGTGGTTGAGTCTAGGAAAGAGTGGCTTGCAGGGCGCATCTGGCCTAGACGCACTTACTACACCACTGTGGTAAACTTCGACGAGGCCACTTCCGACGTCGCTCGAGCAACAAATGGCCGAGCCTCATCATTTGGGAGCCCTAGTGCAGCATCACCCGAGACCATGAATCCCAAACTGCAGCACACCGAGTAcacggcaccaccatcacgagaTCCCCATTTTGTACATCCGGGGGACGACAACGCCTCGTCTCTGATGTTCGCGATCAGCAAGAGCCCTATTCGCTGCTATTATTCAGCATGTCAAACATTTTTGGACGTGGTGGACGACCCCACCTCCACGGATCCTAATGATCAACGAATCCGCTTCCGAGGCAGTTCACGACGGCCCAGGGGTACCTCTAGCCTGGGGCAGCGGGACGAACGGCAAATTTCGCCCGTAGCACAAGACTACAGCGCCCAAGATGCACTTGACCAGGAAGTAAATGATCTTTACAGGCACAAAGATGTTGTTTCCTGGCCTGCCGAGCCAGACATTTCCAATCCAGATCCTGTGCTCCTCGATTTGTACGCCGTACTGAATCCGGATGGCTTTACCGGCAACATTCGAGGGGCATGGGATGAACGCTCCTTGGTCTATTCCACAGGTAGCGATTCCCCCGGAGGCCTCAATGCCCTGGTGTTTGTCTCTTGGGACCCTTCTATTCACCTGGATGGAACATTGTCCTATTCCGACTATCGGCCCTCTCTGAGCGTACCACCTGTTCAACACATCATGGAAGGGCACAGTGACGTCTCTGACTCGGGGATAATACCCTGCAgggagaaaggaaaaggcaaggAGTTCACCTGGAGCTACCCTAGCAAGTCGCCGAGTCCATTTCTACGTGCCGGCAGCACAGactcgacatcatcttcgGAGACCAACCAGGATAGCCGCTGGAAAAAAGTTGAACCTGCATTGTATCATCAACTTGGCTCAGGTTTCCACTTCGCTCGGTAG
- a CDS encoding hypothetical protein (COG:E; EggNog:ENOG503NVSU), with amino-acid sequence MVHQPPPLPLGSDGEVDLRAPLTSDTILQVRTGRMAPLAPLSIKSGINKTLRSGPVQITKLGLEGDEQDPTFHGGVDKAVHGYCAAHYKSWQKEFSQAADRFVPGGFGENLVLGFMNERNVCIGDIFEISDSTAVLQISLPRQPCFKLNHRFHLPNFAPNTYRLSRTGYYFRVLTPGPVEAGNKLTLVSRPHPDWTIERIQRYLHKETDNYDMNLELSQIEEFGAECKDNFTRRVLRARAKANKKPKEKWVPYKVVERKEQTKRITSFVLEAVDKFTEREEKELSPGAHAKIKMGKCLVRAYSIVDGDKERFQLAVALEEKSRGGSKYLHREVKVGDVLQVGAITAAVPTVSAASHHVFVAGGVGVTAFLAMVEFYKSIHYSVVLHYAVRSADDVPFRDRIEELKKEGQLVLYDKAAGQRMDIRQIIQSRGWNSQLYFCGPKRLMDQAEREVKELGVYQKEVHYEAFEADMSGDPFEAVVANKGGVVVKVGEDETLLEVLQKQFDQPDSSCCVGNCKTCLVELKAGQVDHRGTALTDDEKVTSMLSCVSRGVGRITIEI; translated from the exons ATGgttcaccaaccaccccctcttccactAGGTTCAGACGGCGAGGTCGACCTCCGCGCCCCCCTGACATCAGATACCATCCTCCAAGTCCGCACCGGCCGAATGGCTCCTCTCGCTCCCTTGAGCATAAAATCCGGCATCAACAAAACTTTGAGGTCTGGACCTGTTCAAATCACAAagttggggttggaaggTGACGAGCAAGATCCTACGTTTcatgggggtgttgataAGGCTGTTCACGGGT ACTGCGCAGCCCACTACAAGTCCTGGCAAAAGGAATTCTCCCAAGCCGCCGACAGGTTCGTCCCCGGGGGGTTCGGGGAGAATCTCGTTCTTGGCTTCATGAACGAGAGGAATGTTTGCATAGGCGACATCTTTGAGATATCAGACTCAACTGCCGTGTTGCAGATTTCACTTCCAAGACAGCCTTG CTTCAAACTCAACCACcgcttccacctccccaacttcGCACCCAACACCTACCGCCTCTCCCGGACGGGGTACTACTTCCGCGTTCTCACTCCCGGGCCCGTCGAAGCAGGGAATAAACTGACTTTGGTCTCCCGCCCCCACCCCGACTGGACTATTGAGCGCATCCAGCGGTACCTCCATAAGGAAACAGACAACTATGACATGAACCTCGAGCTTTCTCAAATAGAAGAGTTTGGGGCCGAGTGCAAAGACAACTTCACCCGGCGAGTCCTACGAGCGAGGGCAAAAGCCAATAAAAAACCAAAGGAGAAGTGGGTGCCCTACAAGGTGGTAGAAAGAAAGGAGCAAACGAAGAGGATAACTTCCTTTGTCCTCGAAGCGGTTGACAAATTTACGGaaagggaagagaaggagcttAGCCCAGGTGCTCACGCAAAGATCAAAATGGGAAAGTGCCTCGTCAGGGCGTATTCCATCGTCGACGGTGACAAAGAGCGGTTCCAGTTGGCTGTTGCCCTTGAGGAAAAGAGCCGCGGTGGGAGCAAGTACCTCCATCGCGAGGTCAAAGTAGGGGATGTGCTACAAGTGGGGGCTATCACGGCTGCGGTGCCGACTGTTTCGGCGGCTAGTCACCATGTTTTTGTCGCGGGTGGCGTGGGTGTTACGGCGTTTTTGGCAATG GTCGAGTTCTACAAGAGTATACACTACAGCGTTGTCCTGCATTACGCCGTCCGATCTGCAGATGATGTGCCGTTTCGAGACCGGAtcgaggagctgaagaaggaaggaCAGCTGGTGCTCTACGACAAGGCTGCCGGGCAGAGGATGGATATACGGCAGATCATCCAGAGTAGGGGTTGGAACTCGCAGCTGTATTTCTGCGGGCCAAAGAGATTGATGGATCAGGCCGAGAGGGAGGTCAAAGAACTTGGTGTTTATCAAAAGGAGGTGCACTACGAAGCCTTCGAGGCAGACATGAGCGGGGATCCCTTTGAGGCTGTCGTGGCGAACAAGGGCGGGGTGGTTGTCAAGGTCGGGGAAGACGAAACCCTGCTCGAGGTCCTGCAGAAGCAGTTTGACCAGCCCGACTCGAGCTGCTGTGTTGGAAACTGCAAGACTTGTCTGGTTGAGCTCAAGGCTGGCCAGGTTGATCACCGCGGGACGGCTCTGACGGATGACGAGAAGGTCACCTCAATGTTGTCGTGCGTCAGCCGTGGGGTTGGGCGTATTACCATTGAGATCTGA
- a CDS encoding hypothetical protein (EggNog:ENOG503NY2M; COG:U), whose protein sequence is MRFTKSYHHKRMTGLDSVSAGATTPKRSRLLSFIHFPGTRRKNVEQPPPPFLEFRSSTFFILLTVCLAIFTDILFYGLIVPVFPFSLLEQIGLAENKVQEWTAILLACYNVTLFLGAPIVGFYADHSSSRRWPLLLGLVALCASTLLLCLSKTIALLVVGRLLQGLSAAIVWSVGLALLVDTVGRDIGYAMGYVTIAMSVGLLISPVIGGAVYEAAGYYAVFYIAFAVVACDIALRLVLVEKRVAQQWVVGPESSEAESATTTTDNREDVEKQVQATSHAGADPALQPSPTRAGTSSSDPIAALSTPVLNPAKHPHWELIKNRRMLAALVGIAIEACIVFAFDTVIPLYVKQTFEWNSTAAGLIFICVMVPGFVSPIVGKLADKHGAKWFSVAGFALSIPPLVCLRFVTRNTIEHKVLLCALLTLLGVTLVTLANTPLMAEITYAIDEREAQQPGVWGEKGVYGIAYGLFTTAYALGGTIGSITAGYIQAGSGWGTTAWYCGVWAAAGAVVSFWLGARPDEVPKRQRPDDEELPASSSGVM, encoded by the exons ATGAGATTTACTAAGAGTTACCATCACAAGAGAATGACTGGCTTGGATAGTGTCTCAGCTGGTGCTACCACACCCAAGCGGTCACGTCTACTATCATTTATCCACTTCCCCGGCACCCGCCGCAAAAATGTtgaacaaccaccaccgcctttCCTCGAGTTCCgttcctccaccttctttatcctcctcaccgtctgTTTGGCTATTTTCACCGACATTCTGTTCTACGGCCTAATCGTGCCCGTTTTCCCATTTAGCCTCTTGGAACAGATCGGGTTGGCAGAAAACAAAGTGCAAGAATGGACCGCCATCCTGCTCGCCTGTTACAACGTCACTCTTTTCCTGGGTGCCCCGATTGTCGGGTTTTACGCCGACCATTCCTCATCGCGTAGATGGCCGCtgcttcttgggctggtggcGCTCTGCGCGTCTACCCTACTGTTGTGTCTGAGCAAGACGATTGCCCTGCttgtggtggggaggctgCTCCAAGGACTGAGTGCCGCCATCGTTTGGTCGGTTGGGCTGGCATTGTTGGTCGACACGGTCGGGAGAGACATCGGTTATGCCATGGGATATGTCACGATTGCCATGTCGGTAGGCTTGCTGATCTCACCGGTTATTGGTGGGGCGGTATACGAAGCAGCTGGCTACTATGCTGTGTTCTATATCGCCTTTGCAGTTGTAGCCTGCGATATCGCTCTCCGCCTGGTGTTGGTCGAGAAGAGAGTTGCTCAACAATGGGTCGTAGGACCTGAGTCTTCGGAAGCTGAAAGTGCAACTACAACTACCGATAACAGGGAAGATGTGGAAAAGCAGGTCCAAGCAACAAGCCATGCAGGAGCCGACCCAGCCTTGCAACCCTCACCGACCCGAGCCGGAACCAGTTCCAGTGACCCGATTGCAGCATTGTCGACGCCGGTCCTGAATCCTGCAAAACACCCCCATTGGGAGCTAATCAAGAATCGTCGCATGTTAGCTGCCTTGGTTGGCATAGCGATTGAAGCGTGTATCGT GTTCGCGTTTGATACTGTGATTCCGCTCTACGTTAAACAAACATTCGAATGGAACTCGACGGCAGCCGGCCTGATCTTCATCTGTGTCATGGTCCCCGGTTTTGTATCTCCGATTGTTGGTAAGCTCGCCGACAAGCATGGCGCCAAGTGGTTTTCAGTCGCCGGGTTTGCCCTCTCTATCCCGCCGTTGGTCTGCCTTCGATTTGTGACGCGTAACACGATAGAGCACAAGGTCTTGCTTTGTGCACTTTTGACGTTGTTGGGCGTTACACTTGTTACCTTGGCCAACACACCCCTCATGGCAGAAATAACCTACGCTATCGATGAGCGTGAGGCTCAACAGCCGGGAGTGtggggtgaaaagggggtctACGGTATCGCCTATGGTCTGTTCACCACTGCATACGCTCTCGGTGGGACGATTGGCAGCATCACAGCTGGGTACATCCAAGCAGGATCAGGTTGGGGAACCACCGCATGGTATTGTGGTGTGTGGGCTGCGGCAGGAGCGGTTGTCTCTTTTTGGCTTGGGGCGAGGCCTGATGAGGTGCCCAAAAGACAAAGAcctgatgatgaagaactACCGGCATCATCAAGCGGGGTTATGTAG
- a CDS encoding hypothetical protein (EggNog:ENOG503NXRM; BUSCO:EOG092655SO; COG:A): protein MPSTPPTLGDFTVLPISFPPLPSFPEPTTHYLYLRRNTPKIPTPTDSRSLFLTNCPVDSTDIHLRSLFVSLVGPGRFESATFEDERKDTAHKLSPLDAAVPVNAVHLLRAHGSTKKRKREEEEDAERSKEDEAARLPSTWTRPLRRSGSTAVVLLADEKSVEQALKACAKASKTKKYPEWGAGVADKVPALGSVWVKQHNRLCYPDPATLQQAVDAFSAVFARREKEAAEISKRLRNEPDEDGFVTVTRGGRNAPASRSEAEEARKKMIERAEKKRQEMEGLYRFQLREKQKEEQEELLMRFEDDRKKLEAMRMKRGKFVPEA, encoded by the coding sequence ATGCCTTCAACGCCCCCCACATTAGGGGACTTCAccgtcctccccatctccttcccaccattaccctccttccccgaaccaacaacccactACCTCTACCTCCGCCGCAACACCCCCAAGATTCCCACCCCAACCGACTCCcgctccctcttcctcaccaactGCCCAGTCGACAGCACCGACATCCACCTCCGCTCCCTCTTTGTATCACTAGTGGGACCCGGCCGTTTTGAATCCGCCACCTTTGAAGACGAGCGCAAAGACACCGCCCACAAGCTCTCCCCACTGGACGCCGCCGTCCCAGTCAACgccgtccacctcctccgagCGCACGGTAGCACCAAGAAGCGAAAacgcgaggaagaagaagacgcgGAAAGAAGCAAGGAAGACGAGGCCGCCAGGCTCCCCTCGACGTGGACCCGCCCGCTACGAAGGTCGGGCAGCACAGCGGTGGTATTACTAGCAGACGAGAAATCCGTCGAGCAAGCCCTCAAAGCATGTGCCAAGGCTTCCAAGACGAAGAAGTACCCCGAATGGGGCGCTGGTGTCGCTGATAAAGTCCCTGCGTTGGGATCAGTCTGGGTCAAGCAACATAACCGGCTCTGCTACCCCGACCCTGCCACCCTTCAACAAGCGGTCGACGCTTTCTCTGCTGTTTTTGCCagaagggagaaggaagccgcCGAGATTTCCAAGAGATTGCGCAACGAGCcggatgaggatggtttcGTTACTGTGACGAGAGGGGGCAGGAACGCACCGGCGAGCAGGtccgaggcggaggaggcaaggaagaagatgattgagcgggcggagaagaagaggcaggagatggagggatTGTACAGATTCCAGCTGAGGGAGAAgcaaaaggaggagcaggaggagttgCTGATGAGGTTTGAAGATGAcaggaagaagctggaggcgatgaggatgaagaggggcAAGTTTGTGCCTGAGGCGTGA
- a CDS encoding hypothetical protein (COG:S; EggNog:ENOG503P4T2): protein MPLSGHCLCKAVTYKVDIDAPLLTGYDHCDDCQRQSGSTYSLVVVVPKDKLEVKGPVKKWKGTADSGNTVWRWFCEECGSPIAHDPDAAPEIIALKGGSLDTGLKKDLKPDTEIWTASKLPFCQEHLAKPFVHMPQ, encoded by the exons ATGCCTCTCTCCGGACACTGCCTTTGCAAAGCCGTCACCTACAAGGTCGACATTGACGCCCCTCTCCTCACTGGCTATGACCACTGTGATGATTGCCAGCGTCAATCGGGCTCTACCTACT CCCTTGTAGTCGTGGTCCCCAAGGACAAGCTTGAAGTCAAGGGACCCGTCAAGAAGTGGAAGGGCACTGCCGACTCCGGGAATACCGTCTGGCGTTGGTTCTGCGAGGAATGCGGCTCTCCCATTGCTCATGACCCCGATGCCGCTCCCGAGATCATTGCCCTCAAAGGTGGCAGCTTGGATACCGGGCTCAAGAAGGACTTGAAGCCT GACACCGAGATCTGGACTGCCAGCAAGCTTCCCTTCTGCCAGGAGCACCTGGCGAAGCCTTTCGTGCACATGCCCCAGTAA